The nucleotide window GGGAGCACGCCGAGGGCAGCCGCATCGGGAGAGGCATCAAAAACGTGTCCGTCGGGGCCGATCAGGATCAAAGGGCGACGGGCCAGGGTAGAGTCGTCGCGCAAGGCCAGCGCTGCGGCAAAGTGGGGGATGAAGCAATAGAGAATCGACATACGAGCTCATCTCCTGTCATCACCGGGCGTTGTCCCGTGGAAAGAGAGTTGGATGGTCGCCTGACGGTTTGCTGCCGCGAGGCGGTTCTTGAGGATCTCGACCCGCGCCTGGCAACCCTGGATGTTGCGGTAGTGGCGCAGCCAGTGTTCGCAGGCCACGTACAGCCGGACCGAGGCATAGTGCGCCAGGGCCCTGTGGCTTGAAGTCAGGGAACCTACGGGAGCATGCAGGAAAACCAGGGCTGTGCCGGCCTTGTGCAACGGAGCCATCCAACGGTCGATGGAGGCTGCCAGAGAGGGCGCTGCGTTGTCCCACAGGTCGTCTGGTGCGTCAACCACCAAAGCAGCAAAGGCGCCGTTGGTAATAGCAGCCTCGGTCATGGTCAACGCTTCCTGGGAATCATGTGGACTGAGCACTGCCAGACGTTGTAGGTCAATTCCACAGCGGTGGGCATAATCCGGATCCAGAACGCGATGGAAGTCG belongs to Chloroflexi bacterium ADurb.Bin180 and includes:
- a CDS encoding recombinase A, producing METLVRRKQLQVAVQNIQQRYGLQALTQGKPLFPGGEEAIPHIATGFPSLDEALGIGGLARGRLSEIVGPATSGKTTLALQFLASAQAPEGIVGYVDFHRVLDPDYAHRCGIDLQRLAVLSPHDSQEALTMTEAAITNGAFAALVVDAPDDLWDNAAPSLAASIDRWMAPLHKAGTALVFLHAPVGSLTSSHRALAHYASVRLYVACEHWLRHYRNIQGCQARVEILKNRLAAANRQATIQLSFHGTTPGDDRR